A genomic segment from Branchiostoma floridae strain S238N-H82 chromosome 7, Bfl_VNyyK, whole genome shotgun sequence encodes:
- the LOC118419909 gene encoding uncharacterized protein LOC118419909 isoform X2 — translation MFQKMGRRSSVCFTELQLLVLARHVHVLDWGGFPVTRAGAIEVANQAVLSRGPATTSNGFLPSMKGNRSDSKEYCILYSP, via the exons ATGTTCCAGAAGATGGGAAGAAGGAGCTCTGTGTGCTTCACGGAACTTCAG CTGCTCGTCTTGGCTCGCCACGTGCATGTCCTGGACTGGGGGGGATTCCCAGTCACCAGAGCAGGGGCTATTGAGGTAGCCAATCAG GCCGTTCTTTCACGAGGACCAGCCACTACATCTAATGGGTTTCTTCCCTCTATGAAGGGAAACAGGAG CGATTCCAAGGAATACTGCATACtgtactctccctga
- the LOC118419909 gene encoding uncharacterized protein LOC118419909 isoform X1, with product MFQKMGRRSSVCFTELQLLVLARHVHVLDWGGFPVTRAGAIEVANQSCWCLQHDEGPQCTLSFCATLDAVLSRGPATTSNGFLPSMKGNRSDSKEYCILYSP from the exons ATGTTCCAGAAGATGGGAAGAAGGAGCTCTGTGTGCTTCACGGAACTTCAG CTGCTCGTCTTGGCTCGCCACGTGCATGTCCTGGACTGGGGGGGATTCCCAGTCACCAGAGCAGGGGCTATTGAGGTAGCCAATCAG TCTTGCTGGTGTCTGCAACATGACGAAGGCCCGCAATGTACCTTGTCCTTCTGTGCTACTCTTGAT GCCGTTCTTTCACGAGGACCAGCCACTACATCTAATGGGTTTCTTCCCTCTATGAAGGGAAACAGGAG CGATTCCAAGGAATACTGCATACtgtactctccctga